TGCACAGCTCCTCGACCACATAGGGCAGCTTGACGAGCCCCTCCGATCCATCCGGGCGCCGCACCATGCGCTGGTCAAAACGGATGGCTTTGTCCGGCACAGGACAGTGTTCCTCGCAGACAAGGCAGTCCTCGCCACGGTACCAGGGAATGCAGCGACTCTTGTCGAAGAAGGCCAACCCCATCTTCGTCCGCTGCTTCACCTCTAAGGGCAACCTCTGGATGGCACCCGTGGGGCAGACCTGCCCGCACAAGTTGCAGTTGTACTCACAATACCCCTCGCGGGGCTTTGCAACGGGTGTCCACAGCCCGATCAAGCCGCTTTCCCAAAGGGAGGGCTGCAAACAACCGCCGGTGCTGGAGCAGACTTTGACGCACTCCTGGCAACGGACGCACCGGTCAAGAAAATCGGCCTCAGGCAGGGCACCCGGCGGCCGGATTACACTTCCCCGTCTCCCTCGGTCAGCGAAGCCAATACCCAGCAGACCGACGGTAGCAAGACTGGCAACTGTCGCCCCCATGAACCGGCGCCGGTCCAGGTCAACCGTCCCCGACCTCGCGGGCTTGCGGAATGCGTAATGGGTAGCTCTTGGCGCACAGACAGACACACACTCGCCACAGGCGATGCATTCCACCGCTGAAGTGGTCACATAGTCGTCTTCCACGGCGTTCATTCGACACCGCGCCCTGCACAACCCACAGGCGGTACAACTCTCGTCGACCTGCCTATGCAGCAGGCGGAACTGTGAGAAGAACCCCAGCAGTGCGCCAAGGGGACAGAGGTTCCTGCACCAAAACCGACTGCTTGCCTTTTCCAAGGCGAGGATAACCACAAAAAGCACAAAGAAAAGCTCTACCAAGCGGAAAGACGGCTGCTGGAGAGGGAACCAGGCTGCATGCAAGAACGAGTAAGCGCGGTACGCCGCACCCTCCAGGAAAGGAACGCGCACCATAACGGCGAGGAGACTCGAGACGGCTATCGTGAAAAGAGGGTAAAGGGCAACATCGGCTGTGCGCGTGAGGATCACGATGGGGTCAAACGGCCAGAGCATCTGGGTGCCAAGGGCTGCGCCCACCAGTATGCCGACCAGAATCGCGAACTTTACCCACCGCCACCGAGTTGGCGATGGTTTCTTGAGCTCCTTCCTCTTCCTCAACGAAATCTTGTGCACCACATCCAGCGTGGAACCGAGAGGACAGACCCACCCGCAAAACACGCGGCCCAGAGGGACAGTCAACGCCAAGACCACCAGCCCCAGGAAGACGTGAGTGACCCATGACCGAGTGGCCAGGATCGTTGCCACTGCCACGAGAGGGCTGCCGCGTAGAAACAAGTCCACGGGAATGGGACCCTCGTACGGGTAAGTCGCCCGCCAGATTAGCCAAAGAAAAAAGAATAGGAAAAAGACTTGGGAGATTCGCCGGGCAGTGCGCATCATTGAGAGTCCGGTGTATGCGAGGAAGAGTACTAACCGTTCGCGCGAAGAGGACCTGGCCTTGGCCTCCCCGTCGCCTTAGGCGGCGAGGGACACTTTCTCAACGCGCAGCCGTTTCACGTCCAGCACGCCGAGCCCACGTCGCTGCGCCTCCACGAGAAAGCCCAACTGAGCCGGGTCGCGGCCAAAGAGAACTGCGCCGTAGGCATCCACGGCGACGCGGTCAACACCGGCGACGACCGTATCCATCTGCTGCACGTCGCGCAAGTTGCCCCCCTGCGGCCCATTGCGGAGCAGGACGCGCGTCGCATCCAGGAGCGTCAGCTGGGGACGGACTACGGTGTTGATGTCCACGATTTTCTTGTCAAAGCGATGGTGAAGCTGCCCACGGTCGCCGCCCAATATGCCCATGAGGTTCTTCAGGCCAATGGTGAGCCCCGATACCGAATGGCTCTTCAGTACCGGCACATTGATCAGGACGTCGGCTTCCACGGCATCGCGATAAAACAACCAAGACTTGAGCTCCTCGCCCTCCGGGATGGACATTTTCACGAATCGCTGCTCAAGCACGAAGGGCACCTCTGCTCCTTCTTTCTCCGCCGCTTTTTGGATGCCACTGCGCAG
The Calditrichota bacterium genome window above contains:
- a CDS encoding 4Fe-4S binding protein, producing MDLFLRGSPLVAVATILATRSWVTHVFLGLVVLALTVPLGRVFCGWVCPLGSTLDVVHKISLRKRKELKKPSPTRWRWVKFAILVGILVGAALGTQMLWPFDPIVILTRTADVALYPLFTIAVSSLLAVMVRVPFLEGAAYRAYSFLHAAWFPLQQPSFRLVELFFVLFVVILALEKASSRFWCRNLCPLGALLGFFSQFRLLHRQVDESCTACGLCRARCRMNAVEDDYVTTSAVECIACGECVSVCAPRATHYAFRKPARSGTVDLDRRRFMGATVASLATVGLLGIGFADRGRRGSVIRPPGALPEADFLDRCVRCQECVKVCSSTGGCLQPSLWESGLIGLWTPVAKPREGYCEYNCNLCGQVCPTGAIQRLPLEVKQRTKMGLAFFDKSRCIPWYRGEDCLVCEEHCPVPDKAIRFDQRMVRRPDGSEGLVKLPYVVEELCIGCGICATKCPVVGQGGIFLTNANEQRWIDSQFSSQ
- a CDS encoding DUF362 domain-containing protein; translation: MNRREFLVKSAACLAAGACAGPWARLASLAKAQPAVDLAVVQGPSPRANVRKAISLLGGISAFVRRGDVVVVKPNMAWDRLPEHAANTDPEVVAEIVRLCLEAGARKVKVFDRTCNEARRCYLRSGIQKAAEKEGAEVPFVLEQRFVKMSIPEGEELKSWLFYRDAVEADVLINVPVLKSHSVSGLTIGLKNLMGILGGDRGQLHHRFDKKIVDINTVVRPQLTLLDATRVLLRNGPQGGNLRDVQQMDTVVAGVDRVAVDAYGAVLFGRDPAQLGFLVEAQRRGLGVLDVKRLRVEKVSLAA